A DNA window from Macadamia integrifolia cultivar HAES 741 chromosome 4, SCU_Mint_v3, whole genome shotgun sequence contains the following coding sequences:
- the LOC122076536 gene encoding chaperone protein dnaJ A6, chloroplastic-like, with the protein MALALSFSATPGSVSFCTEHRQPFHHGSSFLDSNKSLKNGHLSLSLSSRQFNKKKLSSKHLSTVITAAADYYSTLGVPKSASVKEIKSAYRKLARQYHPDVNKQPGATEKFKEISTAYEVLSDDKKRAMYDQYGEAGIKNSVGGSAGAYATNPFDLFETFFGASMGNFPGMDQTGFRTRGRSTVIKGEDIRYDMTLDFSEAIFGTEKEFELSHLEVCGVCAGTGAKVGSKMRICSTCGGRGQVIRTEQTPFGLFSQKIGSCSLNNLYLFDPY; encoded by the exons ATGGCGCTGGCTCTCTCATTCTCCGCTACCCCTGGTTCTGTGAGTTTCTGCACTGAGCATCGGCAACCGTTCCACCATGGTTCTTCTTTCCTGGACAGTAACAAGAGTCTCAAGAACGGCCATCTATCCCTTTCTCTGTCCTCTCGACAATTCAATAAGAAGAAGCTCTCGAGTAAGCACTTGTCTACTGTAATTACTGCCGCTGCAGACTATTACTCCACTCTAGGGGTTCCTAAGTCTGCAAGCGTCAAAGAAATCAAGTCTGCTTACAGAAAGTTGGCACGCCAG TACCATCCTGATGTCAACAAGCAACCTGGAGCAACTGAAAAATTCAAGGAGATTAGCACTGCGTATGAG GTGCTATCAGATGACAAAAAGAGGGCTATGTATGATCAATATGGTGAAGCTGGAATTAAGAATTCTGTAGGGGGATCGGCTGGAGCTTATGCG ACTAATCCTTTTGACCTATTCGAGACTTTCTTTGGAGCAAGTATGGGGAACTTTCCTGGTATGGACCAGACTGGATTTAGAACGCGTGGTCGCTCTACTGTTATTAAAGGTGAAGATATACG TTATGACAtgactttggatttttctgaGGCAATCTTTGGAACTGAAAAAGAGTTCGAGCTTTCTCATCTGGAAGTATGTGGAGTTTGTGCTGGTACTGGAGCAAAGGTAGGGTCCAAGATGAGAATATGTTCAACATGTGGTGGCCGAGGTCAAGTTATCCGGACTGAACAAACACCTTTTGGTTTATTTTCCCAG AAAATAGGCAGCTGTAGTTTGAATAATTTGTACCTATTCGACCCCTATTGA